A region of the Gymnogyps californianus isolate 813 chromosome 20, ASM1813914v2, whole genome shotgun sequence genome:
AAATAGCTTCTTAACTGTGCATACATTTTATTCGTTGTCTCATTTAAAGGTTTCTTGGGGAAGCTTAATGGTGCAAGTCCAGTTTTAATAAGTAATGAAGATGGTAACAATGAAGATAAATGTAAACTTGGGACTTtgtttttgtggtggtgttgtAGGTACTGTAAGGGCTTAGTACATGGtgcttctgtttcttaaattattttcttaaatagcaATAATCTCAGCTGCATTGGGActaggaaaacatttcctttcgTTGGAAGCTATGCCCAGCGTGACATTGCCTGGTAACGTAGTATTGCAGTAGGCATTTCTGTAATCTGCACTTGGTAGTGATGGTCTTGCTGGTGgttcttgaagaaaatatttattcctctttctcttctgcattagtagctggtataaatGGATTAGGCAACAAGGAGGCTATGTATTTATTGATAAAATTATATGAATATTAAATCTTGGAGTAAACACTGACATTGCTTCTGTTAGGGTCTTTCATAAGCAATATGTTTCCAGGTCTCATTAGCCTTTAGGTCTGTGGAGATACTCAGCtgcttaggaaagaaaatgttaaacgTTTCCAGGTGATACTTTCCTCGTGGATCCAGCTGAATCTGTTGTTGATAGACCTGGTATATTTTCTTAGTGTGTGTCAACACAACgtgtaaataaaacatgaacaaaaaaggTGTCCTTTAGACTCCATACAACCACAGAATTTATAATTTACTCTGACCACACTTGTTTCCTGGAAGCTTtgtgcaaaggaaaagatgaaaggaggcagggaaagaTTCCTTAACAGTGCTGTCAGCGGGAGTCCTGCAAAGTCATTTAGAACAAATGCTCTTGAAGTTCCTTAGGGAATGAAAATCTTGCTGTGGATTATGGAAGactagtttaaaaaagcaaaaattaattagGAAGGTCCTTCTTTAGAAATTTGAGACTTAAACTTCAAAACCAGTATGTTGTGTACTTaaagtatttccttcttcttgTGGCTGCTATTAGTGATGGAAGCACTATGGATCAAGAGTATGGCCCTGCATACACGCCACAAACTCATACTCCGTTTGGGATGCCACCAAGTAGCGCACCTCCCAGTAACAGTGGAGCTGGaattctcccttctccttccacccCTCGTTTTCCAACTCCTAGAACACCAAGGACTCCTCGAACACCTCGTGGAGCTGGTGGACCTGCAAGTGCACAGGGTTCAGTTAAATATGAGAACTCTGATTTATACTCACCAGCTTCCACACCATCGACATGTAGACCGCTTAATTCTGTTGAACCTGCAACTGTGCCTTCCATTCCAGAGGCACACAGTCTTTATGTGAATCTCATCCTCTCAGAGTCTGTAATGAATCTCTTCAAAGACTGTAACTTTGACAGCTGCTGCATATGTGTTTGCAATATGAACATCAAAGGTGCTGATGTTGGAGTTTACATTCCTGATCCAACACAAGAGGCCCAGTATAGGTGTACCTGTGGTTTCAGTGCTGTTATGAATAGAAAATTTGGCAACAGTTCTGGACTGTTTCTTGAAGATGAATTGGATATTCTAGGACGTAATACGGAGTGCggcaaagaagcagaaaaacgCTTTGAAGCTCTCAGAGCTACTTCTGTTGATCATGGCAGTGGAGGACTGAAAGAACCCGAGAAACTGCCCGATGAGTTAATACTGTTGCTGCAAGATCAGTGCACCAACTTGTTCTCGCCGTTTGGAGCCGCAGATCAAGATTCCATTCCCAAAGTTGGTGCAGTTAGCAACCTGGTACGTGTAGAAGAAAGGGATTGTTGCAATGACTGCTACTTAGCCTTGGAACATGGACGGCAGTTCATGGACAATATGTCAGGAGGGAAAGTTGATGAAGCACTTGTGAAAACTACTTGCTTGCACCACTGGTCAAAAAGAAATGGTAAATATTGAAAACAGCTTATTTTCTACTTGTACAcctatgaattttttttaagggtttgctttttgtgtttttcctttgaatattGGATGCTTAAGACTGTTTTTTCCACCTGCATGCTTGCATAAACTTCTGTTTTACCAGTGTTGAGAATAACCATTCCTTTTACATTCTGTGCTGGTACTATACACCAAGCAGAGTGTAGGCCTTGGCTACTGTCAATTGTAAATTCCTAATGTAAATTTGAAGTGTAACGTAAGACCACAGTAACTGTCCACAATACTTCACTAGGcttattcttttaaagcagcttttggTGACTGCATCCACAGAGGCTCTGTGCAATGAGTGTACATAGGAAGTGTAGGTGGTTCAAATGGTGACTGTATTGTCAAGGCTACTGTGGTAGAATTAAATCAAGATTTATGATTCAGTTGGCTTCCCCCCTACCTTCTTTAAGGGGGGGGCAGTAGTTTAATGGCATGTGTGGCAAATAAAGCATTATTGTAGCTTTCACTGTATGTTGGATCTGCCAGAGATCCTTGGATTTTTCCTTCTAGGGCCTGACCATGGAATACCCTTTATTGTGTGTATTTGCATACTTCTCCTCTCAATAATAGTCTTTTCAAGTAGCAACTCTAGCAGGGTGAACAGTGAAATCAAAAACTTTGATAGCAGTTAGCTGCGATTCATAGTTGTTAATGAGGATGAAGAGAACTAACAGTAAAACACAGCTAGATTTCTGTGTATCAGTGGGGGATTAAGTTTAAAAGCCCAGGCTATAGATAAATCAATGTTTTCGGGCACCCAGGAGAAGACTCAGTGTTACTGTGACCTTGGTATTTAGGATAAAAAAGATGTAAAGATACTTTTAAATGGAAGGCTATGAAGTGATAGCCATACCAGATTTTGTGTCAGCTTTTTATTCTTAAACACTGTACATTAAATGGCATAGTGGTGGCAAGCTGATGAAATGGGCTGTGACTGTTTGAGGCTTCCCTTGACTTCTATGAAGTGAGCACTGGGTGGCAGTCTGCCTAACCCTCCTTTATTTGGAGGGAAAATCCTGTAGTTTAAGGGTTGTACAACTTGtttgtgttggggtttttttgtttgtttgttttttaaattttaggggttttttcctgttagttTAAATCATAAGATGGTAAGgctttcaagggaaaaaactctacaggaaaaaaaaattaaaaaaaaaatccatctgtttTTTTATAAGTGGCTGGGATGGGAAGAGGGAGAACTCTGAATCTGTGTGCTTACCTTTTGATATCATGGCCTTTGGGTGGCCTGTGTGTACGTTTTAGAAGAGGGCGACTTTGATTAAAATCAAGGTGATTTAGGATTCTGGGTTGTTTGTGGAGGGCTTTATTGTATCCTGTTGTTGCAGTAGGCCGTGacaatttttttgtcctttcagtTGTGGATGTGAGCATGCAGTGTTCCCAGGACATCCTTCGTATGCTCCTCTCGCTCCAGCCAGTTCTTCAGGACGCAATTCAGAAAAAGCGAACAGTCCGGTCTTGGGGTGTGCAAGGCCCCCTCACATGGCAACAGTTTCACAAAATGGCTGGCAGAGGCTCTTACGGTAAACTGCTGTGTAGACTCCTGTCTGTTAATCTCTTCTTCATCCGGCCACCAAACCTCAGTGTCTGGATGCTGTTCAGCCTATTGGAATTCTAAACAGCATTTGACCTTTCTTTAAACTAACAAGAGCTATTAGACAGGGGAGAATTATTctctttagaaaaacagaaaatatttatattccttAAAATAGTAAATGAATTAAAGAtatgtgtatttaaaattaacagcttCACTTGCACTGTTTATATGCACCTGACACTTCTCCAAGTGAGGGACTGAAATTGCAAAGATGGatttaatgttaaaaacagagtaattgctctgtttttttttactcaaaGAATTACTCCATTTTAATTACTCTAAAAATAACATAGTTAAAAATACTAGCTTTGAAATGCTTGAAAAAGTGTGCTTTATTGCTCAGTAGTTTCAGAACTATGTTGAAGAACTGAGGTTATCCAGTGTGTTGTCTCTGATAAATATTTGGAGTGGCCAACACGTGATGCACATTTACAGATACAAGGTAAATTTTGTGCACTCAAGATTTAAACTGACTTCATTAGCATATGAGATTGATTTACCACTATGTAGAAGAGTGACCTTTCACCAGCAAATCTTTTGTAGCTATATTTAGAACATGGTAATTATACATTTAGAGTACATGTAAATGCACGTTcttaagtttttttccttctgtggtcATTTACATATCTGCTTAGACTATTTAcatttcttccccctctttttttgaTCACTGATTGCTTAGACTCTGTGGGGAAGGCTTCCTGGATGGTAAAGATCTATTCCTGATTGTCTATAATCTGATAGAAATATTAAACAACTGGGGAACTTCTTCTTGAGGCCCTGAgagatttcaaataaaaataattagctgATGCTAATTGCAGAGGGTTGGATCATACATGCAGGTTTTCATTTGTGTCTGTTAAAATGAGAACTATTCCGTTTATAATCAGTGCTACTTCCTGTTAGATGCTGGGAACGCTAGTGTTTTTTCTATTCATGTTTCCTAGAAGCAGGGTGTTAATTTTAAGCTTTCTGCTTAATATATTGGAAAATGTGTCTTGCTTTTCCAGGAACTGATGAGTCCCCGGAACCACTGCCAATCCCAACATTTTTGTTGGGATACGATTACGATTTTCTGGTGCTGTCTCCATTTGCATTGCCGTATTGGGAGAGGCTGATGTTGGAACCTTACGGATCTCAAAGAGATGTTGCTTATGTTGTGGTGTGCCCTGAGAATGAGGCTCTGCTGAACGGAGCAAAAAGCTTCTTTAGGGATCTGACTGCAATATACGAGGTACATTATTTACGGCAGTTAGCAGTGAAATGGGTTTTCGAAAGACTGTTTCTAATACATACTCATAATTACTTATCAGGCTTGTCTCAGCCGATATAAACGCTTGCACAAAATGCTATCTCGGAAAGCTGCTAGAAAGGATTTTAGGAATGGGCACTTGGAAGATAAGGGTTGTTCATGCTGCTCGCCATTCCTTTTAGTAATAGCTGTTTTGAGAGTCTTTATCTGATAAACGCCACTCAGTGGTAAAACTCTGTATTACCACTTTAATTGTTTTAGCtacatttaattaattaattaaatgcaCGTATTACTTGGATTGTGATTAAGATTAGAGTAGATGATGTATCAAcctgtttttcttgcatttaggaaaacctgaaaataaaccATAAAAATCACTATAAAATGTTTCATACTGGTGTAGTATTCTagaattaaaatgttactttgGAATATCATAACTAAACTATGAGCTCTCTGTCTTTATATATACGCTCCTTTGTGTGATATTTAACAGTTTCTAAGGCTTACAAATTCCTTATCTTGCATCTTCTGTTTCACCTTCTTTGCAGTCATGCAGGCTTGGTCAGCACAGACCTATCTGTAAGTTACTGCCTGATGGGATCATGAGAGTTGGACCTACTGCTTCAAAGAAACTGTCTGAGAAGTTGGTCACAGAATGGTTCTCACAGACAGCTAATGCCAACAATGAAGCATTTTCCAAACTCAAACTGTATGCCCAAGTTTGCAGATACGAGCTGGGtatgagggggttttttttttagtgtttcgTATTTCATAGAATTACCACTTACTCCATTCTAgtagaggagaagaaaacattgcacTTATTCATTGAGTCTTATTGTTTGTtgcagttttctggttttaaacttggggggggggggggggggggggggggggaaatcaaaaACCGCCATATATTTAGATATGTGCGAAAATGGCTTCTTGTCATCTAGCAGTATCTTTAGGGAACGGCAGTGTTGCTGCCTGACAGGGACTTCAGTTGTCTTTTTGTATTGGTGACTTAGATTCCGAAGCAGTGGTTTCTAGCAATTCAACATGGctgaaaaaacattattttaaaaatagatttctggATATTTCTGAAAGAGTCTTATGAGAATAGAATTTGAAAACTTAATACAGGTATTTTAATTTGAGAGGTAAAATGTATGCTAAGggtttgttctctgttttgttaAAACTATAGACTTACATAGATGAAGTATGCTTAAAAACAGCTGCAATATAAAacttatgctttttttttttctggttttaggtccTTATCTTGCTTCTCAGCCTTTGGACAATTCTTTACTTTCCCAAACAAATCTGGTCCCTCCCTCCAGCCAACCGGCCTCTACTCTGCCCCCAGTGACAGCTAACGCTGGAAATCCTAACACTCCATCgtctgctcctgcagctcccaccaGTAGTACTATGACAGTGACATCAAACAGTGCCATGTCTTCTGCAGCTACTACAGCTAATTCAACGTTGACTACCACTGCCTCATCATCCTCTTCTGCCAATGTAGGCAGTGGGATACCAACAAGCAAGCCTTCTTCATTTCCACCTTTTAGCAGTATGAACAATACCACTTCTGCCTCTCTGCCCCCTCAGGCTGCAACAGTCCAAAATGGGCAAACAGGAGGACAGCAGCAACAGCCAACCCTGCAAACAGCAGGGATGTCTGGCGATACTACTGCAGCGCCTGCACAGCCCCATCCAGAGGTTTCTGAAAGGTAATGAATTGCAGAGTGAAACCTTCTTtggctaaaaaaaaccccctcagcTCAACTAATGTGAACCTATTAATGCCGCTCTCGCCCCCTCAGTAAAtatcctgtatttcttttctagtCACCAGGCTGCTTTTTAGGGAGAATGAGAGTTCATTTCCTGGTGGAGCTGAACTTTTTGGTTCCAGTCTTAGCTGCAGTTCTAATTGCATCTCAGTGTCTGCTGTGgtacaaaaataaactttctcttttttttcttctctctctaaagagagaaaattcacCAAACTActcactttattttaaagggggtgtgtgtgtgtgtgtggaaataGATAACTGGCACCATCTTAAAGTTCCATTTTCTGTTATCAAAGTTATAGTAGAAAAGACAGCTCTTACTGAGAGACTGACCTTACAGATATTCTTGTTCCCCAGTTGAAGCAATAGAACTATGTGCTGTTGAGCTTATGTAATAAAGAAGgctaaagaaaagacaagcgataCTGAGTTGCCGATAAGCttacatacaaaaatgaaataaaaagactgtTTCTTACACCACAGTTGACTCAAAGGTCTTTCAGATTAATATTTGACAATTTGATCttagttttaaagtaaaaataaatcattagaAGACTCAGCTTTTTGTAACTGgtttcaaaatttcatttccagCACTATGGATCGTGATAAAGTTGGAGTCCCTACAGATGGAGATTCACATGCTATCACCTATCCACCTGCAATTGTAGTTTACATAATCGATCCttttacatatgaaaaaaaggatgagaacAGTAGCTCATCTAGTTTGTGGACACTTGGACTTCTGCGCTGCTTTTTAGAGATGGTTCAGGTTCTTCCTCCTAACATCAAGAATATAATTTCCGTGCAGGTGAGCCAACATTTATAGAAACATGCCAACAAAGTATCTTTGGctttggctgtgttttggagGCGATAACGCCCTCAAGGTGAAAGTTTCGCTTGCTTTGTAAATATTACTTACAGTTCTACAGCTGTTAAATCATTAAGATTATAGTTTTTAGAGCAGTTTGGATGTTATTAACCAAAGCCAAATCCTGTACTAGATTCCAAATCATCAGTCTTGTCTCAGAGGAGATGTAGTGGCCCGCTCCAATGAGGAGTGAAGTATAGGAAAGCTGCTAGTTAACAGAGGGCGTCTTTTTGGAGGAATCATTAAGATTCTCTACtaaacaaattctttttctttttctctgaagaaaatgtcaaTGAGAATAATTGCCTGAAGTCCCACATAGCTTTGGAAGAAGTGGCAGGAGATATCCAAGAACCAGAGAAATTTGATTGCAAAGTAAAATTCTAAAAGCAGCGTACCCAAATACTATCTCAAAAGCTATTTAATTTAATGatgaaacagtaatttttttttcctctgtaatctGTTCTAGATTGTCCCATGTCAGTACCTTCTACAACCTGTGAAACATGAAGACCGGCAGATTTACACtcagcatttaaaatctttggcattttcagcttttactcAATGTCGGAGACCTCTTCCAACTTCCACCAACGTCAAAACGTTAACTGGCTTTGGCCCAGGTTTAGCCATGGAAACTGCTCTTAAGAGCCCTGATGTGAGTATTGTTAACGTGATTGTGTAAATATCAGATCAGAGAAATATCCCTGTTTATTAAATCACTGGCGTCTTTCACGTTAACTAACTAGAGTTCTTGGGAATAATTGCTTCCCAAAACTTCATTGTCTGTTCTGTCATCTTTATAGAGACCTGAGTGTATTCGACTGTACACCCCTCCTTTTATACTGGCTCCTGTAAAGGACAAGCAAACAGAACTAGGAGAAACTTTTGGAGAAGCCGGCCAGAAGTATAACGTACTTTTTGTAGGCTACTGTTTGTCTCATGATCAAAGATGGCTTCTTGCATCCTGTACAGATCTCTATGGAGAACAGTTAGAAACTTGCATAATTAATATTGATGTACCAAACAGGTAAGAACGAaactgttaaattaatttttagcatGTACATCTTCTTTCATTCCCCTGAAGAATTAGTTTGTTTGTGATGCTGTAAGAATAACTCTTGACTTTTGTAGACTCACTATATTGCAAAACGAGCTAAAGCAAATGgctattttctgtattatgtGCATATTGTTTTGAGTTAAATTTCTAAAAGAACATTATTTGGTTTCACGTGATTCTTGAGTGTTTTCGTATGTGTGTTCATACTCCTCACACAGACTTGCTGGCTTTTGATGTCAGTGTTAGAATGtgattaattagaaaaaaaaaaaaagccaaaacacaaacaaaccaaagtTGCAATTGATGTACTACAATACTAACGTTCTTGGGTCCTGTGAATGTTCAAGTTAATACAAAGAAGTTCCAAACGTGGCAATAAAAACTTGTTGCAGATGAGCtctagttttgttttcccttctttcttaaTTCTAGAGCTCGCAGGAAAAAGGGCTCTGCCCGCAGACTTGGTCTTCAGAAACTCTGGGAATGGTGCTTGGGACTTGTGCAGATGAGCTCTTTGCCATGGAGAGTTGTAATAGGCCGTTTAGGAAGAATAGGACATGGGGAATTAAAAGGTAATGTTAGCATTTTTAGAGTCTAAAACTTGATttgaagctttcatttttcagtaatatAAAGCGTctgtttctggaagaaaacaaatagttttAGAGTTCCTTTGTGTATTCGAAACTTAACATACGTGAAGTTTGCACCACACACTTACATGTGAAATACATATTGTGCAGCAAGCACTGTTCTTCTAGACAAACCTGTGTCCTTTATATCCTCAGACTGGAGTTGTTTGCTGAGTCGCCGAAACCTTCAGTCCCTTAGTAAGAGACTAAAAGACATGTGCAGAATGTGTGGTATCTCTGCTGCAGACTCTCCCAGCATTCTCAGTGCTTGTTTGGTGGCAATGGAACCACAGGGGTCCTTCATTATTATGCCAGGTATTTGAGAaactctctctttctctttttttggcaaGGGAACTAATAGCTCAGGTTTAGCAAAACTAAGGAAATACTTGATTTCTCTTCCAAAGATTCCGTATCGACCGGCTCTGTATTTGGACGCAGCACCACTTTAAATATGCAGACATCTCAGCTGAATACCCCACAGGACACATCATGCACTCACATACTTGTGTTTCCCACGTCTGCATCTGTGCAAGTAGCATCGTCAACTTATACCACTGAAAACTTGGATCTGGCCTTTAACACAAACAATGGTGAGTAGATTGgatttattcttgttttaaaaacaaaccaaccaaaaaacccttcGTTCACTCCCCCTATAATAAGACTAAGACTGTTTATTCTAATGAACCACAAGATTTCTATGGAAAATCACTTGATTTCAGAATGCATTGTCATATCCTGTATGTAGGGAAACTATAGAAATTCACTGgtcttgttctttttcaagATGGAGCAGATGGAATGGGAATCTTTGACTTGTTAGACACTGGAGATGATCTTGATCCTGATATTATAAATATTCTTCCTGCATCCCCTACTGGATCCCCTGTACATTCTCCAGGGTCCCACTACCCCCATGGAGGTGATATGGGCAAGGTAACTATTAGAGTAAACGCAGAgttgtgtgtgtggtgtttggtttttctccATCTGCTAACTTCCTTTTGTGGAATGAAACGTTCctatgaaatgttttgaatcAATTGGATATTGGATTGTCTTTGCAAGATTCTTGTAATGCTTGgatatttcaaaatgctttgtgttttgaaagCTACAGataatttctattaaatttGTGCTCTCCTAATATTGAACCGTTGCCTGTTGTTTTACAGGGTCAAGGTACAGATAGATTGCTTTCAACAGAATCTCATGATGAAGTAACAAATATACTGCAGCAGCCATTGGCCCTTGGTTATTTTGTGTCAACTGCCAAAGCAGGTCCATTGCCTGACTGGTTTTGGTCAGCGTGTCCTCAAGCACAAAATCAGTGTCCCTTGTTCCTTAAGGTACTGTAACTTCAGCAGGCTGTACAGCCGCCTTCCTGGACAGTCTGACATAGAAAATTGTGCAGTGTGCAGGGATCTGCATTATGAGAACTgtaatgtttaaaacaaagtcGGTGCATGTCTCTTGGAATATGTCTGCTTTTGCTTCAGGAGAGGTCGGGTTTTAAATGTCTGAGCTCTGGCTTTTTATGTTCGctttttttaagggaagaaaaatgattaATGGAAGTAGCAAATGTTCTGATGGGTTCTGCTCTTCTAATGGTTTCTTCGTGGTAGTCTGGACTTTTTCTGGCTTTGTGCTACGGTATTTAGTAAGAATAGGTTGAGTTTCTAGACAGATCTCTGGTTAATGCTTGACTCCCGTGCGGACCGGTGGTAAAGAGGGAAGCGCACAAGTGTAATGTAATGTCTCGTTTACactgggtttaaaaaaaaaaaaaaaaaaaaagtattgtacAAAGCATAAAAGCTAGGTTTTCCATGTTGGCTGTTGCCAAGTGATAGCCATTGTATCATCTGTCTGGATATTGTCTGATCCCCTTATCTTTTTATGGCACAATCAAGACATACTTGGCACATTTAAGGCTATACATTAGCATACAGAGAAACTTCCTGTATTAACATTATTCACTTTTGACTTAAATTAGCATCTCTAATActatgctttattttctaatgaTACAGATATTTCTTATGCAGCCTTATGTGTGTCTGGATTAGCAGTTCCTCTTGGCCTAAGCTCAGCTGTGGCTTTGGTATaagacattttttttaatagaggatTTATTATTTACCCTAAGCAGCTCTATCTATGGAATATAAATAGTCTTATGGTATAAGACTATTATATAAAATCTATTATATATATAGACATAGAGTCATATTATATTAGAGTCTATTATATACAGACATATATATTATGGTATAATATATAACAGTCTTATAAGACCAGTCTTATGGAAAGCAACTGAACTTCCAAGTCTGTATATTAGTAGACAACTTGGGCCACTGGAGTTGCTTTTTTAGTAATCACTTAATGTAgcaaagggattaaaaaaaattttctactAGCACTGTGCTTTTAGGAGAGATCTGCATGCGTTTCCTTCATATTCTGATAATTCCTGAATTTGTTGATGGCCTAAGGATaagatttgttttggtttgcatGTCAGAGAATAGAAGGCGACTGCAAGGTACGGGTCAACAATACAGAGGGGAGAGAATATGCTGTAGTTGAATCAGGCAGTAACTGCTGGcatctttcttcctgtcttAGGCCTCTTTGCACCTCCACGTGCCTTCAGTGCAATCAGACGAGCTACTCCACAGTAAACACTCCCATCCACTTGATTCTAATCAAACTTCTGATGTGCTCAGGTATTTATGATTGATCACTTGCAAAACTAttgtgcatttcat
Encoded here:
- the MED13 gene encoding mediator of RNA polymerase II transcription subunit 13 is translated as MSSCFVPNGASLEDCHSNLFCLADLTGIKWKRYVWQGPTSAPILFPVTEEDPILSSFSRCLKADVLSVWRRDQRPGRRELWIFWWGDDPNFADLIHHDLSEEEDGVWENGLSYECRTLLFKAVHNLLERCLMNRNFVRIGKWFVKPYEKDEKPINKSEHLSCSFTFFLHGDSNVCTSVEISQHQPVYLLSEEHLTLAQQSNSPFQVILSPFGLNGTLTGQSFKLSDSSTKKLIGEWKQFYPVTSNLKEGSEEKQEEMDWEDDSLAAVEVLVAGVRMVYPACFVLVPQTDIPAPSTVGTSHCSTTCLGVHQVPASTRDPAMSSVTLTPPTSPEEVQTVDAQSAQKWVKFSSVSDGFISDSTSHHGGKIPRKLANQVVDRVWQECNMNRAQNKRKYSATSNGLCDEETADKVASWDFVEATQRTNCNCSRHKNLKPRNSGQQGQAPPVGQQQQAAPKHKTNEKQDKGDKPQKRPLTPFHHRVSISDDVAMEADSASQRLVMTAPDSQVRFSNIRTNDVAKTPQMHNAEMANSPQPPPLSPHPCDVVDEGVAKAPSTPQSQHFYQMPTPDPLVPTKTMEDRLDGLSQPFPAQFPEVIEPTMYVGTAVNLEEDEADTTWKYYKVPKKKDVEFLPPQLPNDKLRDDPVIPAGQENVTSVTELMVQCRKPLKVSDELVQQYQSKNQYLAAVATEADQEPEIDPYAFVDGDVEFLFPDSKKDRQNIEREAGKKHKAEDGTSSVTVLSHEGEDAMSLFSPSVKQDAQRIAAHARTASTSLFHETDLVVSYTDLDNLFNSDEDELTPGSKRTVNGADDKSNCKEAKAGNLDPLSCISTADLHKMYPTPPSLEQHIMGFSPMNMNNKEYGSMDTTLGGTVLEGSSSSVGAQFRIEVDEGFCSPKPAEIKDYSYVYKPENCQALVGCSMFAPLKTLPSQCLPPIKLPEECIYRQSWTVGKLDLLPPGPAMPFIKDSDGSTMDQEYGPAYTPQTHTPFGMPPSSAPPSNSGAGILPSPSTPRFPTPRTPRTPRTPRGAGGPASAQGSVKYENSDLYSPASTPSTCRPLNSVEPATVPSIPEAHSLYVNLILSESVMNLFKDCNFDSCCICVCNMNIKGADVGVYIPDPTQEAQYRCTCGFSAVMNRKFGNSSGLFLEDELDILGRNTECGKEAEKRFEALRATSVDHGSGGLKEPEKLPDELILLLQDQCTNLFSPFGAADQDSIPKVGAVSNLVRVEERDCCNDCYLALEHGRQFMDNMSGGKVDEALVKTTCLHHWSKRNVVDVSMQCSQDILRMLLSLQPVLQDAIQKKRTVRSWGVQGPLTWQQFHKMAGRGSYGTDESPEPLPIPTFLLGYDYDFLVLSPFALPYWERLMLEPYGSQRDVAYVVVCPENEALLNGAKSFFRDLTAIYESCRLGQHRPICKLLPDGIMRVGPTASKKLSEKLVTEWFSQTANANNEAFSKLKLYAQVCRYELGPYLASQPLDNSLLSQTNLVPPSSQPASTLPPVTANAGNPNTPSSAPAAPTSSTMTVTSNSAMSSAATTANSTLTTTASSSSSANVGSGIPTSKPSSFPPFSSMNNTTSASLPPQAATVQNGQTGGQQQQPTLQTAGMSGDTTAAPAQPHPEVSESTMDRDKVGVPTDGDSHAITYPPAIVVYIIDPFTYEKKDENSSSSSLWTLGLLRCFLEMVQVLPPNIKNIISVQIVPCQYLLQPVKHEDRQIYTQHLKSLAFSAFTQCRRPLPTSTNVKTLTGFGPGLAMETALKSPDRPECIRLYTPPFILAPVKDKQTELGETFGEAGQKYNVLFVGYCLSHDQRWLLASCTDLYGEQLETCIINIDVPNRARRKKGSARRLGLQKLWEWCLGLVQMSSLPWRVVIGRLGRIGHGELKDWSCLLSRRNLQSLSKRLKDMCRMCGISAADSPSILSACLVAMEPQGSFIIMPDSVSTGSVFGRSTTLNMQTSQLNTPQDTSCTHILVFPTSASVQVASSTYTTENLDLAFNTNNDGADGMGIFDLLDTGDDLDPDIINILPASPTGSPVHSPGSHYPHGGDMGKGQGTDRLLSTESHDEVTNILQQPLALGYFVSTAKAGPLPDWFWSACPQAQNQCPLFLKASLHLHVPSVQSDELLHSKHSHPLDSNQTSDVLRFVLEQYNALSWLTCDPATQDRRSCLPIHFVVLNQLYNFIMNML